One genomic segment of Labeo rohita strain BAU-BD-2019 unplaced genomic scaffold, IGBB_LRoh.1.0 scaffold_1930, whole genome shotgun sequence includes these proteins:
- the LOC127159136 gene encoding ribonuclease inhibitor-like: MGDSVNLLSDVLQNSHCELEMLWLVDCDITDEGCAALTSALRSNPSHLRELNLSRNKIGKSGVKLLSGLKDDPHYKLDTIYY; the protein is encoded by the exons ATGGGAGATTCTGTGAATCTACTCTCGGATGTGCTACAAAATTCTCACTGTGAACTGGAGATGCTGTG gttggTTGATTGTGAcatcacagatgaaggttgtgctgctctgacttcagctctgagatcaaacccctcacacctgagagaactgaatctgTCTAGGAATAAAATAGGAAAATCAGGAGTGAAGTTGCTCTCTGGTCTGAAAGATGATCCACATTATAAACTGGACACAATATACTATT GA